The following are encoded together in the Odocoileus virginianus isolate 20LAN1187 ecotype Illinois chromosome 28, Ovbor_1.2, whole genome shotgun sequence genome:
- the LOC139031838 gene encoding putative uncharacterized protein ENSP00000383309, with product MHFSSATPTGGARARRARTLPATSYTALPARRRPPPGPRSHTGPGAGVYPAPPGKGPGEWSWRTLAFDPLGNAGRAAAHPPGRPAPRGFLFKDKPPSRTPAKIRALPRHSVCLSPREQGQSHLPATPQEKLSPRSQSRGRSVHLTPPDPAHQSHTRSRPAECLLTLSPPWSNAPPAAATEQARRLALRSTCSGQAAGSRGLGAPFCKPPRAPFSKSSAPNLANSPCQPPGCRRQTEPPSPPPRGGSQGCRAVPRQELYQVKSFPRAPRRLSPPRAPRAPRSHPAAAAVRLAAPSSRDTQQPDHGIQDAHAPLPPPATLRSTRRCPRALPRPALPPGPSRPPGRGRRSARRAPAGAEAASTGARDAAATAGALGRRGEAGSRGPGAPDPDPQRSSRRSCREERPLPRLLRAAAAAASARRPAAPRSPSPPTPTRGQAPLPRRPPRASLPLSPPPKPPAQRARGEKPRGRDDSRARSAAGGGTGAGGRGRRDEPEGAPGARPGSRANFRAWLPQPLSGAPGYRERVFLARVVLVMLAPESSPSQLSVSGPPRPRAKVSHVPLSRDRGGNRGTSRFTRLF from the exons ATGCACTTTAGCTCAGCGACCCCCACTGGCGGAGCTCGAGCGCGCCGGGCGAGAACCCTCCCGGCCACCTCTTACACCGCCTTGCCCGCGCGCCGCAGACCCCCGCCCGGACCCCGCAGCCACACTGGTCCCGGCGCAGGGGTCTACCCGGCACCGCCTGGGAAGGGGCCTGGAGAGTGGAGCTGGCGCACGCTCGCATTCGACCCACTCGGCAATGCCGGGCGGGCCGCAGCGCACCCCCCAGGACGCCCAGCCCCGCGCGGCTTTCTTTTCAAAGACAAGCCACCTTCACGCACGCCCGCCAAAATCCGTGCTCTCCCCAGGCACTCCGTTTGCCTGTCCCCACGGGAGCAGGGACAGTCCCACCTCCCCGCCACTCCACAAGAAAAACTGTCGCCCCGGTCCCAGAGTCGCGGCCGCTCGGTACACCTCACCCCGCCCGACCCCGCACACCAGAGTCACACGCGGAGCAGACCCGCGGAATGTCTCCTAACCCTTTCCCCTCCCTGGTCAAA CGCCCCACCAGCAGCGGCCACCGAGCAGGCTCGCCGCCTGGCCCTCCGATCCACCTGCAGCGGGCAAGCAGCCGGGAGTCGGGGGCTGGGTGCACCGTTCTGCAAGCCGCCCCGCGCCCCCTTTTCCAAATCCTCAGCCCCAAACTTGGCCAACTCTCCATGCCAGCCTCCCGGCTGCCGCCGCCAGACcgagcctccttcccctcctcctcgcGGCGGCAGCCAAGGCTGCCGAGCCGTGCCGAGGCAGGAACTTTACCAGGTGAAAAGTTTCCCCCGCGCGCCTCGCCGGCTCTCGCCTCCCCGAGCCCCCCGAGCCCCCCGTTCCCATCCGGCAGCTGCAGCTGTGCGTCTGGCGGCGCCCTCCAGCCGGGACACCCAGCAGCCAGACCATGGCATTCAAGATGCCCACGCACCCTTGCCTCCGCCGGCGACGCTCCGCTCCACCAGGCGCTGTCCGCGGGCTCTTCCTCGGCCGGCGCTCCCGCCCGGGCCGAGCCGGCCACCCGGCCGCGGCCGCCGCAGTGCCCGCCGCGCGCCCGCCGGGGCCGAAGCCGCTAGCACCGGCGCTCGGGACGCCGCCGCCACCGCGGGGGCTCTCGGGCGGAGGGGCGAAGCCGGGAGTAGGGGGCCGGGGGCTCCAGACCCCGATCCGCAGCGCAGCTCGCGGCGCAGCTGCCGGGAGGAGCGCCCGCTCCCGCGTCTGCtccgagccgccgccgccgccgctagTGCTCGCCGCCCGGCTGCTCCGCGCTCCCCATCACCGCCGACGCCGACGCGCGGCCAAGCCCCTCTCCCTCGCCGCCCCCCTCGCGCTTCTCTCCCGCTGTCTCCTCCTCCCAAACCGCCGGCGCAAAGGGCGAGGGGGGAGAAGCCGCGCGGCCGGGATGACTCGCGGGCTCGGAGCGCCGCGGGCGGGGGGACGGGGGCGGGGGGACGGGGGCGGCGCGACGAGCCTGAGGGTGCTCCAGGCGCCCGGCCTGGAAGCCGGGCTAATTTTAGAGCTTGGCTTCCCCAGCCGCTCTCTGGGGCTCCAGGATACCGAGAACGTGTCTTCCTGGCGCGGGTGGTGTTGGTGATGCTGGCTCCAGAAAGCTCGCCCTCGCAGCTCTCGGTCTCAGGCCCGCCACGGCCCCGCGCGAAGGTCTCACACGTGCCGCTCTCACGGGACCGGGGAGGAAACCGAGGCACGTCGAGGTTTACACGACTTTTCTAA